From a region of the Streptacidiphilus albus JL83 genome:
- a CDS encoding M48 family metalloprotease, whose amino-acid sequence MSTVQRSDAQVLIHERALGAGTTMRFVLLIVLMLVASASTALSVRDDLYRYAQTSCQLAAGVDPSSTSVSSSIVPLGEQGAYHACLAVYAHVPQWWLPLLWPVVVILLAAALASWVPLWRARPRRAVALAEVDPTGELRRTVSTLALRAGLSRLPSVVVNPTATTTDASVFGRTGRPIVRLHGGLLAQRVISPGGFEAVLLHEFAHIRNRDVTLAHATIALWRVFLLVVALPYSALQVYVFLADSAAWSLDSADDGPRQIASVALMVVLVYLVRGDVLRSREAYADLAAVRAGADPRQWSTARQDLAPGRLRRTLGAFAELWRPHPRRDLRAAVLADPGRLHGARALPMFATGALAAFLYSQAWYYLKTYGFTGNGVLWAVDLSAAGLVAAIAGVMLWRAVAHAVVTGGPVPTGMREGAWLGTGFALSDLITGQEVVGGWLPGQPEFLLLLVCAGVVFSCWTTQCALLWARSWPGGGIRLAMVPTLFAAGLGMACWFAWWQGGGELLAAGWPLDTSPLRQGIEQAFPGHGDGHALVIRAFLEVIPVIASVERGPLLGAGITALWTVPLLAWSMRPGSGTPRWVLGALRDPGDLVALSWAEPADQQRGSVRRLLLPGLLGTGLGTGMALGAYAYAHTLRPSPLVGGNYLIYLALIYAVAVASAACAAAFGAALCAHRYRLVATLIAAETAALGGLGVVFLLGSTNGGCLPALSLDRTGCGWRPGPIWQAFSVVLAPVLMSALVLAGLTAAVVSLVRKRPDRGQRPCRDRSTLPPSRACRRSLRVLLALGCAAALALSAPLTDQVADGGHLSTSSVTSIDLREAGPPVPSAIRRAQSRAWLAYGGQRLLNRFLADMQQVASTASQPPTVVAATAGPLCAELGALDQQADGYFTVPDPASQQLWPVFIAQLGNAARSCVQYTARRETSLFAAALQWAVESTQIAEAIQIRLDEVTEQGSAVATTPVVVHYQTVPVTAWNEEGAQSLLVTFGSEWQDLSMYVSAAHGQLMTTSVLPYCGQLSKLGQDVSAYFPVSDAVTQRLWLAFAGQVAQGGTQCTQAMTQVSSSLFEQSRSSFAQASLTAADIESRLAELGTRGAGG is encoded by the coding sequence ATGTCGACGGTTCAGCGGAGCGACGCGCAGGTCCTGATCCATGAGCGCGCCCTCGGCGCGGGCACCACGATGCGCTTTGTGCTGCTGATAGTTCTGATGCTGGTCGCCAGTGCGTCCACCGCGCTCTCGGTACGTGACGACCTGTACCGGTATGCGCAAACGTCCTGCCAGCTGGCAGCCGGGGTAGATCCCTCCAGCACCTCGGTCTCCAGCTCAATCGTCCCGCTGGGCGAGCAGGGCGCCTACCATGCCTGCCTGGCGGTCTACGCACACGTGCCCCAGTGGTGGCTCCCGCTGCTGTGGCCCGTCGTCGTCATACTGCTCGCAGCCGCCCTGGCCTCCTGGGTCCCACTGTGGAGGGCGCGGCCACGCCGCGCCGTCGCTCTGGCTGAGGTCGACCCAACCGGCGAACTGCGTCGCACCGTCTCGACCTTGGCTCTGCGTGCCGGGCTCAGCCGTCTGCCGAGCGTGGTCGTGAATCCGACCGCGACCACGACGGATGCCTCAGTCTTCGGCCGCACCGGACGACCGATCGTCCGGCTGCACGGCGGCCTCCTCGCCCAACGGGTGATCAGCCCCGGCGGCTTCGAGGCCGTGCTGCTCCACGAGTTCGCTCATATCCGTAACCGGGACGTGACCCTGGCCCATGCAACCATTGCCCTGTGGCGGGTCTTTCTCCTGGTCGTGGCACTGCCGTACTCGGCGCTCCAGGTCTATGTATTCCTAGCAGACTCCGCTGCATGGTCGCTCGATTCGGCAGACGACGGGCCTAGGCAGATCGCGTCCGTAGCGTTAATGGTCGTGCTGGTCTACCTGGTCCGCGGCGATGTCCTGCGTAGCCGGGAGGCTTATGCGGACTTGGCCGCCGTACGGGCCGGCGCCGACCCGCGGCAGTGGTCGACCGCCCGTCAGGATCTCGCCCCCGGCCGCCTGCGGCGCACCCTGGGCGCGTTCGCGGAGCTCTGGCGGCCGCACCCGCGCCGCGACCTGCGTGCAGCCGTGCTGGCCGATCCGGGTCGGCTCCACGGTGCGAGGGCACTGCCGATGTTTGCTACCGGGGCTCTTGCGGCATTCCTCTATTCCCAGGCCTGGTACTACCTCAAAACATACGGTTTCACCGGTAACGGGGTGCTGTGGGCGGTAGACCTGAGTGCGGCTGGCCTGGTGGCGGCCATCGCCGGGGTCATGCTCTGGCGGGCCGTGGCCCACGCGGTGGTTACTGGCGGACCGGTCCCGACCGGTATGCGGGAGGGGGCATGGTTGGGCACGGGATTCGCCCTCAGTGATCTGATTACTGGCCAGGAGGTCGTCGGCGGGTGGCTACCGGGCCAGCCCGAGTTCCTGTTGCTGCTCGTCTGCGCTGGAGTGGTCTTCTCCTGTTGGACCACGCAGTGCGCGCTGCTCTGGGCCCGCAGCTGGCCCGGTGGCGGGATCCGGTTGGCGATGGTCCCGACGCTGTTCGCGGCCGGACTGGGAATGGCCTGCTGGTTTGCCTGGTGGCAGGGCGGCGGGGAACTACTCGCTGCCGGTTGGCCGCTCGATACTTCCCCGCTGCGTCAAGGAATTGAGCAGGCCTTCCCCGGCCACGGGGATGGGCACGCTCTAGTCATCCGTGCGTTCCTCGAAGTGATTCCTGTTATCGCATCGGTGGAGCGGGGGCCGCTACTGGGAGCCGGAATCACCGCGTTGTGGACCGTGCCCCTGCTGGCCTGGAGCATGCGGCCAGGCTCAGGGACCCCCCGCTGGGTCCTCGGAGCGCTGCGCGACCCGGGTGACCTGGTCGCGCTCAGCTGGGCGGAGCCTGCGGACCAGCAGCGGGGCTCGGTGCGGCGGCTGTTGCTACCCGGGCTCCTCGGCACGGGTCTGGGTACGGGCATGGCCCTTGGCGCATACGCGTACGCGCACACGCTGAGACCCAGCCCACTGGTCGGGGGAAACTATCTGATCTACCTCGCGTTGATCTATGCCGTGGCGGTGGCTTCGGCCGCGTGTGCAGCTGCCTTCGGCGCAGCTCTCTGTGCCCACCGTTACCGGCTGGTGGCGACGCTGATCGCCGCGGAGACGGCCGCGCTGGGAGGCCTGGGCGTGGTGTTCCTGCTCGGCTCGACCAACGGGGGGTGCCTGCCCGCGCTCTCCCTCGACCGGACAGGCTGTGGCTGGAGGCCCGGCCCGATCTGGCAGGCCTTCTCAGTCGTGCTCGCTCCTGTGCTGATGAGCGCCCTGGTCTTGGCCGGGCTGACTGCAGCGGTCGTCTCTCTGGTGCGCAAGCGGCCCGACCGAGGACAGAGACCGTGTCGAGACCGTTCGACCCTGCCGCCGTCGCGCGCATGCCGGCGCAGTCTGCGGGTATTGCTGGCACTCGGGTGCGCGGCCGCACTGGCGCTGAGCGCCCCGCTCACCGATCAGGTGGCCGACGGCGGCCACCTCTCGACGTCGTCCGTCACTAGCATCGACCTGCGCGAGGCTGGGCCCCCGGTGCCGAGCGCCATCCGCCGCGCACAGAGCCGGGCCTGGCTGGCCTACGGCGGGCAGCGCTTACTCAACCGCTTCCTCGCTGACATGCAGCAGGTGGCCTCCACAGCGTCCCAACCACCGACGGTGGTGGCCGCCACTGCCGGGCCCTTGTGCGCGGAACTTGGTGCACTGGACCAGCAGGCCGATGGCTATTTCACCGTTCCCGATCCAGCCTCGCAACAGCTGTGGCCAGTGTTCATCGCACAACTTGGTAACGCGGCCCGAAGCTGCGTGCAGTACACCGCACGGCGCGAGACCTCCCTCTTCGCCGCCGCGCTGCAATGGGCGGTGGAATCTACGCAGATCGCCGAGGCCATCCAGATCCGACTCGATGAGGTCACAGAGCAGGGTTCGGCGGTGGCCACTACACCGGTGGTAGTGCACTACCAAACGGTCCCGGTGACAGCCTGGAACGAGGAAGGAGCCCAGAGCCTGCTGGTCACCTTTGGCAGCGAATGGCAGGATCTGTCGATGTATGTCTCGGCAGCACACGGGCAGCTGATGACCACTTCGGTCCTGCCCTACTGCGGGCAGCTGAGCAAGCTGGGGCAGGATGTGTCGGCCTACTTCCCCGTCTCCGACGCGGTCACCCAACGCCTCTGGCTCGCGTTCGCCGGACAGGTGGCCCAGGGCGGCACGCAGTGCACACAGGCGATGACCCAGGTCAGCTCCAGCCTGTTTGAACAATCGCGCAGCTCATTCGCACAGGCCAGCCTGACCGCGGCGGACATCGAGTCGCGCCTGGCCGAGCTCGGCACCAGGGGTGCCGGGGGGTGA
- a CDS encoding Uma2 family endonuclease produces MYPEYAQWLRQVRRSMQLPKAVKLLFDQGRLYMSPVTEAHSEADDSIRLQLAEQLAGEAGLHVTRDKGVLPELDGYTPEPDVLVVDAGVLGPGDAFVKQEHVHFVAESVSRSTVGQDYGRKLNQYAARGIAVYLIVDVLTGECVLYREPKGDEYTSAVPYRFGEEVGFTLAGVAVTVRTDFKKIR; encoded by the coding sequence ATGTACCCGGAGTACGCGCAGTGGCTGCGGCAGGTGCGGCGGTCGATGCAGTTGCCCAAGGCGGTCAAGCTGCTGTTCGACCAGGGGCGTCTGTACATGTCCCCGGTGACGGAGGCCCACAGCGAGGCGGATGACTCGATCCGGTTGCAGTTGGCGGAGCAGCTCGCCGGCGAGGCGGGGCTGCACGTGACGCGGGACAAGGGGGTGCTGCCGGAGCTGGACGGCTACACGCCTGAGCCGGACGTGCTGGTGGTGGACGCGGGAGTGCTCGGTCCGGGGGACGCTTTCGTCAAGCAGGAGCACGTGCACTTCGTTGCCGAGAGCGTGTCGCGTTCCACGGTCGGTCAGGACTATGGGCGCAAGCTCAACCAGTACGCGGCGCGTGGCATCGCGGTGTACCTCATCGTGGACGTGCTGACCGGGGAGTGCGTTCTGTATCGGGAGCCGAAGGGGGACGAGTACACCTCGGCGGTGCCTTACCGCTTCGGCGAGGAAGTCGGTTTCACCCTCGCCGGGGTCGCCGTGACGGTGCGTACCGACTTCAAGAAGATCCGCTGA
- a CDS encoding type II toxin-antitoxin system PemK/MazF family toxin — translation MPEITPVRGVVYRADLGKGPKPFLVVSNNARNQKLDSCLAVRITTTQKPEMTSIVPLGSADSPLVGCVLCDDIVELWRDEIKGTLGALSKETMVKVATGLRAALALL, via the coding sequence GTGCCCGAGATCACTCCCGTGCGCGGTGTCGTTTACCGCGCAGACCTAGGCAAAGGCCCTAAGCCCTTCCTGGTCGTGTCGAACAATGCGCGAAACCAGAAGCTGGACAGCTGCCTGGCCGTCCGGATCACCACAACCCAGAAGCCAGAGATGACCAGCATCGTTCCGCTGGGCTCCGCAGACTCTCCTCTCGTCGGCTGCGTTCTCTGCGACGACATCGTCGAACTATGGCGGGACGAGATCAAGGGCACCCTTGGAGCGCTCAGCAAGGAGACCATGGTGAAAGTCGCCACGGGCCTCAGAGCGGCCCTTGCGCTGCTTTGA
- the istA gene encoding IS21 family transposase, with protein MISVEDWAEIRRLHRAEEMPIRAIARHLGISKNTVKRAIATDRAPVYERAAKGSAVDAFEPAIRELLKATPSMPATVIAERIGWERGITVLKERVRELRPAYLPADPTGRTQYLPGELAQCDLWFPPVHIPVGYGQVACPPVLVMVSGYSRMITARMIPTRQTGDLIAGHWRLLSDWGTVPKMLVWDNESGIGQGKLTTEFAAFAGLLAVKVHLCRPRDPEAKGLVERANGYLETSFVPGRTFTGPDDFNTQLGDWLQGANRRLHRSIQARPVDRWEADRAAMLALPPVGPPQWYLFHTRIGRDHYLRIDLNDYSVHPRAIGRRVQVTCDADLIRVVTDGGDLVAEHPRCWARHQTLTDPDHKSAADQMRGDFIHAKAAAAARSRTATALAPDNLGIEVEERQLDTYDRIFTLIQGGAGQEENR; from the coding sequence GTGATATCCGTGGAGGACTGGGCTGAGATCCGTCGGCTCCATCGGGCCGAGGAGATGCCGATCCGGGCGATCGCGCGTCATCTGGGCATCTCGAAGAACACGGTCAAGCGGGCGATCGCGACCGATCGGGCACCGGTCTACGAGCGGGCGGCGAAGGGCTCGGCGGTGGACGCCTTCGAGCCTGCGATCCGCGAGCTCCTGAAGGCGACGCCGTCGATGCCGGCCACGGTGATCGCCGAGCGCATCGGCTGGGAGCGCGGGATAACGGTCCTCAAGGAGCGGGTCCGTGAGCTGCGCCCCGCCTACCTGCCCGCGGATCCCACCGGGCGGACCCAGTACCTGCCTGGCGAGCTGGCGCAGTGCGACCTGTGGTTCCCGCCGGTCCACATCCCGGTCGGCTACGGCCAGGTCGCCTGCCCGCCGGTGCTGGTCATGGTCTCGGGCTACTCGCGGATGATCACCGCGCGAATGATCCCGACCCGGCAGACCGGCGACCTGATCGCTGGCCATTGGCGGCTGCTGTCCGACTGGGGCACGGTCCCCAAGATGCTGGTCTGGGACAACGAGTCCGGCATCGGCCAAGGCAAGCTGACCACCGAGTTCGCCGCGTTCGCGGGCCTGCTCGCCGTCAAAGTGCATCTTTGCCGCCCTCGTGATCCAGAAGCGAAAGGGCTGGTCGAGCGGGCCAACGGCTATCTGGAGACCAGCTTCGTGCCCGGCCGCACCTTCACCGGCCCCGACGACTTCAACACCCAGCTCGGCGACTGGCTGCAGGGCGCGAACCGGCGCCTGCACCGCAGCATCCAGGCCCGCCCCGTGGACCGCTGGGAAGCCGACCGCGCCGCCATGCTGGCCCTGCCTCCGGTCGGCCCCCCGCAGTGGTACCTCTTCCACACCCGCATCGGCCGCGACCACTACCTGCGCATCGACCTCAACGACTACTCCGTGCACCCGCGCGCCATCGGCCGCCGCGTCCAGGTCACCTGCGACGCCGACCTGATCCGCGTCGTCACCGACGGCGGCGACCTGGTGGCCGAGCACCCGCGCTGCTGGGCCCGCCACCAGACCCTCACCGACCCCGACCACAAGAGTGCCGCCGACCAGATGCGCGGCGACTTCATCCACGCCAAAGCCGCCGCGGCCGCACGCTCGCGCACCGCCACCGCCCTGGCCCCCGACAACCTGGGCATCGAAGTCGAGGAACGACAACTCGACACCTACGACAGGATCTTCACCCTCATCCAGGGCGGCGCCGGCCAGGAGGAGAACCGATGA
- the istB gene encoding IS21-like element helper ATPase IstB: MTSTIETDQDATEPASTKAASGRRTAKQTASDLAFYARAMKAPVLLDAAERLAERARAETWTHAEYLVAVLQREVAARESHGGEGRIRAARFPAVKTLEELDVTHLRGLTRQQLAHLGTLDFITGKENAIFLGPPGTGKTHLATGLAVRACQAGHRTAFATAAQWVDRLKEAHAAGRLQDELVKLGRYPLIVIDEVGYIPFEADAANLFFQLISNRYERASVIVTSNKPFGRWGEVFGDETVAAAMIDRLVHHAEVHSLKGDSYRMRGHDLGRVPTAVNETS; encoded by the coding sequence ATGACCAGCACCATCGAAACCGATCAGGACGCCACCGAACCTGCCTCCACCAAGGCCGCCAGCGGGCGTCGCACTGCCAAGCAGACCGCCTCCGACCTGGCGTTCTACGCCCGCGCGATGAAGGCCCCAGTGCTACTGGACGCCGCCGAACGCCTGGCCGAGCGGGCCCGGGCCGAAACGTGGACCCACGCCGAGTACCTGGTCGCCGTCCTGCAGCGCGAGGTCGCCGCCCGCGAGTCCCACGGCGGCGAGGGCCGCATCCGCGCCGCCCGCTTCCCCGCGGTCAAGACCTTGGAGGAGCTCGACGTCACCCATCTGCGCGGCCTGACGCGCCAACAGCTCGCCCACCTGGGAACATTGGACTTCATCACGGGCAAGGAGAACGCCATCTTCCTGGGCCCGCCCGGGACCGGGAAGACACACCTGGCCACCGGCCTCGCGGTCCGCGCCTGCCAGGCCGGACACCGCACCGCGTTCGCCACCGCCGCCCAGTGGGTCGACCGCCTCAAGGAAGCGCACGCCGCCGGACGGCTGCAGGACGAACTCGTCAAACTCGGCCGCTACCCGCTCATCGTGATCGACGAAGTCGGCTACATCCCCTTCGAGGCCGACGCCGCGAATCTCTTCTTCCAACTCATCTCCAACCGCTACGAACGCGCCAGTGTGATCGTCACCAGCAACAAGCCCTTCGGCCGCTGGGGCGAGGTCTTCGGCGACGAGACCGTGGCCGCCGCCATGATCGACCGCCTCGTCCACCACGCCGAGGTCCACTCCCTCAAAGGCGACTCCTACCGCATGCGCGGCCACGACCTGGGCCGCGTCCCCACCGCCGTCAACGAAACCAGCTAA